The window CCGAGCCAGTAAGTATTCTTTCTTATATTACTCAGATAGAAAATTCTCATGTGATTGAGAACGATAGCATTTATCACGAGTGTATTTTCCGTATGGCCCCTCATTTCAACTATATGTTAATGACCGATCTTGGAGAAGTCAGTCATCATCCGGAGAGCTGTTCACGATTCATCCCTGAGTTTTTCTTCCAGCATATTAATTTCTTTAGCCATTTTATTCTTACCACCCAGTTTGTTTGCAAGGAGAGAGTGATCTATCCTAATTTGACTTTGACTTATAAAGGAGAAGAATAAAATTGAAGAGAATTATAAAAAAGCGAATGGAATTATCAGTGAAATAGGAATTGATTTAATCAAAATATCTTGTAATTCTGAATGCTATGAAAAATAGTCGTTTCCTGTTATTGGTATTTCCAGTTATTTTTGCTCTATTAGCGTTGTTTGGTTGGGGATTCTTTTACCAATCAGCAGTGTCGGTTTCTTGCTGTGCCATTCTTTTGTTTGCTCCGGATAAAAAGATTAGATATACGATATGGTTTGTAGTTGCAGCTTTTTTGTTTTCCATTGCCGGAGACTGGTTCTTGTCTCATCGTAATGGATTACTTATTCGTTTTGTTATTGGAATTGGACTGTTTTTTATGGGGCATATCGGATACTTTATTTTTTGTGTACGAAATGGAAAGATCAAGTATCCGTTTTTATTCATTTTACTTATAGGCTATTTGCTGTTCTTTAATAATGTATTGTATCCATCAATCAATGACAATATGTTATTAATGGCTGCTTTACTTTACCTCGTTATTTCCTGTTTCTCGTTGGCCGCGGCAACCGGATTAAAACTCGCTCCGATTACCTGTTGGCTGTTTTCAATTGGGATTACTTTACTGATTTTCTCAGACACACTAATTGCTCTCAGTGAATTTGCCGGTTACCACACTTTTTATTATTTAATGCTTCCAACCTATTACGGATCACAAATAGTTATAACATTATCGCTCCTTTTTTCTTCTGGAAATAATAATACTATTTCTTAACTTCTACAACAGCATTTAATGCTTTCCTTGTACATAATACTTTTACTACTTTTCTGGTACATAGCAGTATAAAGATACAGCAAAAGAGAATGATTACGCTTGTTGAATACAATATATTCCCCAAACCAGTCAGAGGAGATATTATTCCACCGGATACAAAAGTTAAGAATCCAATTATAGCAGAAGCATTTCCTGAATTCTGTCTTTCCAGATCCAAAGCCAATGTTGTTGATGTTGGTAAAATCATACCTAAGAAAAATAAGAGACAGAAAAATGTGATTTCAATAACAATGATTGAACTTGAAATACATAAGGCCATAACGGTTATAATACTCATGGCAATGAACCCTTTTACACCAGTCAGTAAACCTTCTTCTGTAGTTGAAAATCTTGTTATGCATAAGTTTCCAA of the uncultured Bacteroides sp. genome contains:
- a CDS encoding lysoplasmalogenase family protein — encoded protein: MKNSRFLLLVFPVIFALLALFGWGFFYQSAVSVSCCAILLFAPDKKIRYTIWFVVAAFLFSIAGDWFLSHRNGLLIRFVIGIGLFFMGHIGYFIFCVRNGKIKYPFLFILLIGYLLFFNNVLYPSINDNMLLMAALLYLVISCFSLAAATGLKLAPITCWLFSIGITLLIFSDTLIALSEFAGYHTFYYLMLPTYYGSQIVITLSLLFSSGNNNTIS